A region from the Thermoplasmatales archaeon genome encodes:
- a CDS encoding sodium/panthothenate symporter, which translates to MLSDLGIGIFIALFVVFVFLGVWGRNYKKGDLGKMDEWAIGGRHFSVWIVWFLVGADLYTAYTFIAIPSSVFRVGAIYFYAVPYVALTFGIAMWAMPKLWKISKEKGYVTGADFIKGYSKSRLLAVLVAIVGIVAELPYIGLQIVGMLSVMTVMLHGIGNLTLVTDTALIISFVILAAFTFFNGLRGATLTAIFKDAIILLSVAIVVIVVASTTNIAHAFELATIAGSSYSNPPGHFNLLPVQFNAYWSLFLMSALALYLYPHAVTGSLSAKSPKVLRTSQSLLPLYGIGLAFLALFGVFVYANPSAMSFLSPYTLASRGTYVVPALIFYTLPNWLTGFAFLGIFIGGLVPASIMAISQSNLLTSNIIKEFRPNLKGSTETVIAKIAAVLFIFLAVGFVFLFPLTYSVQLQLLGGIIILQTLPSLFLGLITDKLHKYALTLGLLVGLGTGFYFMEVANHFETWTTTLLPTNTELGPFFIGLFALLANLIVVLVGTLVFMYSGKKAKAAPAQAKN; encoded by the coding sequence TTCGTGGTGTTTGTTTTCCTCGGTGTATGGGGCAGGAATTACAAGAAAGGCGACCTCGGAAAAATGGATGAGTGGGCCATAGGTGGAAGGCACTTCAGTGTTTGGATCGTGTGGTTCCTGGTTGGTGCAGACCTTTACACGGCATACACGTTTATAGCGATCCCCTCATCAGTATTCAGGGTGGGTGCAATATACTTCTACGCAGTTCCATATGTTGCCCTCACGTTCGGAATTGCCATGTGGGCCATGCCTAAGCTCTGGAAAATATCCAAGGAAAAAGGCTATGTTACAGGGGCTGACTTCATTAAGGGTTACTCCAAGAGCAGGCTCCTGGCAGTACTGGTTGCCATAGTCGGCATAGTTGCTGAACTTCCATATATAGGCCTCCAGATCGTTGGAATGCTATCCGTGATGACAGTTATGCTTCATGGAATAGGAAATTTAACCCTTGTCACAGATACAGCCCTCATAATCTCGTTCGTCATCCTTGCAGCCTTTACCTTCTTCAACGGCTTGAGAGGTGCAACCCTGACTGCTATATTCAAGGATGCCATAATACTCCTGAGTGTTGCAATAGTTGTTATCGTCGTTGCTTCCACAACCAATATTGCACATGCCTTTGAACTTGCCACGATAGCGGGAAGTTCATATAGTAATCCTCCGGGGCATTTCAACCTTTTACCCGTGCAGTTTAACGCATACTGGAGTCTCTTCCTGATGAGTGCACTCGCGCTGTACCTTTACCCTCATGCAGTTACAGGGTCGCTCAGTGCCAAGAGTCCCAAGGTATTGAGAACCAGCCAGTCACTGCTCCCGCTTTACGGTATTGGATTGGCTTTCCTGGCGCTGTTTGGAGTGTTTGTCTACGCGAACCCTTCTGCAATGAGTTTCCTCAGCCCATATACTCTGGCAAGCAGGGGAACCTACGTGGTACCGGCGCTCATATTTTACACACTGCCGAACTGGCTTACCGGTTTCGCTTTCCTGGGGATATTCATAGGCGGCCTGGTTCCGGCATCAATAATGGCGATCTCCCAGTCTAACCTGCTCACGAGCAACATAATCAAGGAATTCAGGCCGAACCTGAAAGGGAGTACAGAAACTGTAATTGCCAAGATAGCTGCAGTCCTATTCATCTTCCTGGCGGTAGGGTTTGTGTTTTTATTCCCGCTGACATACTCTGTGCAGTTGCAGCTCCTTGGAGGGATAATAATACTTCAGACCCTTCCGTCGCTCTTCCTCGGGCTCATTACCGATAAACTTCACAAATACGCCCTTACGCTGGGATTGCTCGTCGGCCTGGGAACGGGCTTCTATTTCATGGAGGTAGCAAATCATTTTGAAACGTGGACAACCACCCTTCTACCCACGAACACGGAATTGGGCCCATTTTTTATCGGACTTTTCGCGCTGCTGGCAAATCTCATAGTTGTCTTGGTTGGAACACTGGTTTTCATGTATTCCGGTAAGAAAGCCAAGGCAGCACCTGCACAGGCTAAAAACTAA